Genomic window (Thermanaeromonas sp. C210):
CTTGTGTTACGGCCGGGTAGATGACCTAGCAGCGGCCGTGGTTGGTATCTTGGGCTATGGTCCGGGCCTGACCCCTGCAGGGGATGATTTAGTTGTGGGCCTTGCGGCCGCGGCCGGTGTCGGAGCAGAGTACCAGGTTTACCTCCCCCTGTTACGACAGGCAATAATTGATAACCTCGACCGTACCACTTCCCTGAGTGCCCATATTCTACGCCAGGTCCTGGCGGGTGATTATCACGAGTATTTACAGGAGGTACTGTACAGTGTTACTCGGGGGACGCCGGAAAATGTAACTGTAGCCGTACGAAACTTGATGGGGTTAGGGGCCACCTCGGGAACGGATATAGCTACAGGCCTTTACCTGGCTTTTCTCTGGCAATTAGAGAGCAGGCCTGGTATCTACGAAGAGTATAGGCAAAATGCCGGCCAGAACCTCAGTCAAAGCTAATAGCTATTTTGAGTTCGTCATGTTAATGCGTATCTCCAGGCAAGTAGCGCCCCTAGCACAGGTAGAAGACGTCCTGGTGGACATGGCAAAAGATATCAGTAAACCGGCTGCTCAGCGGGCCCAATAGTATATGGCTAACTTACGTTTGGCGCGACATCCCAATAATTCGCTTTTTTGCCATTCTTTTATAATTATAGAAAGTATGTTGGTGTCGAGTCATAAGATGAAGTCAGAGGTTTCATTAATGGATACCAAAGGTTCAAGAATGTACTTTGAAGAACATACGTAAATAGACAAGGAGGGCCAGAAATGTTTTTGAAAGCAGAAATAAGGAAAGGTGAATATTACGATTCCGTTAAATTGATGTTAGTTACCCAGCAACTATCTAGTATGGACGGCATCGAAGAAGCCGCCGTTCAGATGGGGACAAATCTGAATAAAGAAGTCCTTAGAAATATGGGGATGCTAGCTCCAGAATTAGAAGAGGCAACGGCCGATGACTTAATGATTAGCATTAAGGGGATAAGTGAAAAAGCGGTTGATCAGGCACTGAAGCAGGTTGATTTGCTTTTAAGCCAACGCGGCAGCAAAGATGAATCATATGATTATCGGCCCAGATCATTTGACGCGGCTATGAAGGCTTGCCCAGACCTGAATCTGTGTATAATTTCTGTCCCCGGCCGTTATGCCAAAAGGGAAGCCATGAAGGCTCTGGAAAAAGGCCTCCATGTAATGCTTTTTAGTGACAACGTAGCTCTTGAAGACGAATTGGAACTTAAAATTTATGCCCGCAATCACAATCTCTTACTTATGGGGCCTGATTGCGGGACGGCGATGCTTAATAATATTCCCCTGGGGTTCGCCAACAAAGTCAGGCGTGGGAAAATAGGGATTGTCGGCGCTTCCGGGACAGGAACCCAGGAAGTAATGACCCTTATTCATAAACGAGGTGGGGGAGTCAGTCATGCTATTGGTACCGGCAGCCGGGACTTAAGATCGGAAATTGGCGGAATAACGACGCTACAGGGCTTGGAAGGAGCATGTCCTAAACGTCGTGGAATTTTGGTGGCGCCCTCTTTCGCGTTTTTTAAGCCGTTTTCACCCTCCTGGAAGTCTCTGGAGTAGTAATGACTTCCAGCAAAGCCGTGGCCAATAAGGGTAACTCTCGGTATCCTTTGATGCGGTTAAACCCCTTCTCGGCCTGAAGCAGTCCAGCTGCAGCCCAGCGCAAAACCTGCATCCCATTTCGCCACCTCTTTACGTTCCGGGTAACAACCCTGACCTTGTCAAAGGCCGTCTCTATTACATTCGTTGACCGTAAAGTTTTCCACAGGGTTTCGGGTAGACCTAGACGGGTAACGGTCAGCGTCTCCTCTAATCCCTCCCGCAGGCTCCTCGCTGCCCCAGGGTACTTATCTTCAAGGGCATCAGCTAGCCTATTTAGTTCCGTTAAAGCCTTATGATAATCCTTTTCTGACCAGGCTTGCTCTAGCTTCTTACCCACCCATTCTTGGGCTCCTTTGGGCAGGTGTTCTAAGACGTTCCGCTTCTTATGCACCTGGCACCTCTGTACTACGGCCCGATTACCAAAAACTTCTTTAACCGCCGCCCTTAAAGCTTTGGAGCCGTCTATGACCACCAGTATACCCTCTTCCACCTTTAGGCCGCGTTCTACAAGGTTGGTAAGAAGAGACCTACAGACTGCAGCATTCTCTGTAGCCCCTTCCCATAAGCCCAAGACCTCTTTTTCGCCTTTGTCAGTGATGCCTAAAGCAGCTACCACTGTATGCCCGGCAAACACAACCCCATCAATTACCAGAACCAAGAAACGTTTGTCTCCCAAAGGCCTGCTTAGCAGCTCCTCTAAGGCCTTACGGGTAGCGTAGATAAATCGCCGGCTTATGGTGCTCTTGGAAGTCCCATGAACAGGTAATTCTTCTCCTATGGGTTCAAGGCTATGCTTATAGTGCCTTATGGATAACCCGTAAAGTATATGCTCTAGAACTGTCTCAGTTATGAACCTTTCATCCTGGAAGGCTTCATAGGTTTTAAGTTTTACTTCTCTGCCGTTTATGGCGCGCACCCGGGGACGCCGGATCGCCACCTTTCGCCCCCCTAACACCACGCTACCTTTCTCGCTCCCATGACGTCTAGCTGTGCGCTCCGGATTGTGCTTTCCTTTGGGTCCCGCTATCTCAGTTACTTCGGCCTCCATCATGGATTGAACCACATCCAAGCCTACGGCAACGGAAAGGGCTAAGAGCCCTTCCTTGGCTTTACCTATGATCTCCCTTAAGGATACTTGTACATGGTCAGGTAAGTTAGGAAAGCCTCCGGAGGATATTGGGTTTTCTTTTGACTTGTGATATACTGGCATTGGTGGCGGTTACCTCCTTTTGTATGGATTGTCCACCTCTGTTATATCACAGAGGATTGAGGGACCGCCACCTTCATTTTCCACGATTTTTGGGACAACGCCTGACAAGGTTAATCAGGAAGACATCAGAGATATTAAGAATATTCTTGGTCCGTTATTGGAGTATGATAAGAGCAAGGGAAGCAATTTAATGGAGACATTAGTAGAGTATTTTAGATGCGGAAATAATATAAAACAGATGGCCAAAAAGCTATATATACATTATAATACAGCTATATATAGGATCGAGCTAATTCAAAAGCTGCTAAATGTCGATTTGAATAATCCTGATGATAGGTTTAATATCCAACTGGCTTTAAAACTAACCTCCCTTGATCGGGCAGGCCTTAGCAGACGGGAAGATACTCTATGAGAAGGGCACCCGCTAAAGAGGCGCCCAGCGGGTCGAACCCAGGCCCAACTCATTAATAAAACGTTCCAGGTCAACCAAGTTTTCTCGTAAGATTAAAATTCAAAGCCTAACACCTCTTTTAGATAACGTTTGAAAGGAGGACATATGAGAAAAAACTAGCATAAGCATTTTCATCTCTGCAGAATAGAAGTTGTCCCTTCTTAAGGACATTATAGGCGAAGGGGAGAGGAGAACGGTTTAAAACCCGCACGTCCACCGGCAGCCCGCACAACCCCCTCCAAGGCAGCCCTGTTTAGGCGCACCACTTGTTGTTCTTTCCATAAATAGGTGTTACAATAGAAACGATAATGAATAAGGTGATAACTATGGTTGAAGGCACCATTAATGCCCAAACGGCGGATTATTTGCCGGAAGAAAAGTTGGCCCGGATGTTAAAGAATATGGAGTTCAGTGAAAAATACATGGCGCACGTGTTCAACTTTTTTACCGATGTGCCCCTGCAGGATATAGTCAAATTTATAACTAGGCATAACATCCCGGAGGCTACCCTGCTAAAGTATTACCAGGCGTACGTCCAGGCCTTTTACCGCAACAGGGAACTTGAGGAGATGCTGGAATATGTGGAAGGAACTCCTGACGAGGGCAGTTCACATTCTTGAGGCCTCAAGAATCCCGGAAGACGAGTGGACCTGGGGCGGGGGTACCGCCCTTGCCTTTTATTTCCGGCACCGGGAAAGCCGGGATATAGACGTATTCCTCACCGATGCCCAATACCTGCCCCTTCTCAGCCCCCGGTTGAATCGCACTACCCAAGATATGGCCAAGGATTACGTGGAAAGCTCAAATTTCCTTAAGTTGAAGTTCCCGGGGGGCGATGTGGATTTCATAATAGCGCCCCACCTTACCGCCAATTATTTCCTATTAGAGCGGTTCCGGGAGAAAAATATACGGGTGGAGACGCCAGAAGAAATTGTGCTTAAAAAGCTTTTTTACCGGGCCGAAAGTTTGAAGGCCAGGGATATAGTAGACGTCGCGGTGGTCTACGAAAGAAGGGCAAGACATCTTCTTGAGCATGCGTCCCTGTTGGGTACGAAGTTGGAGATAGTAGCCCTTCGATGGAAAAAAATAGAGAGGATATTTCCGCAAGAGGTGGCCGCTCTTCGAATCTTGCAACCGGAGTTAAAGGATAAAGCGGCCGCCCTTTTTGCAAACTTTTTGGAGGAGATTAAGAAGTATTGAGGGAGCTTATGGATCCTTTGTTGCCGAAGCTAAAGGCCGGCCTTAGAAAGGTTCAACACCGTGGTCGAACTGGTCAGGGCCACCCTTAGAGGGGAGGGACCCAGGTTCTGGAACCGCCGGAACAGGCCAAATGTAAGGCCATACTGGAAGAAGAGCTTGGCCGCATGGTGAACAAGCTGCGGGAACTGGGAGCGCAAAAAATAATCCTTTTCGGCTCCTATGCCCGCGGCCGCGCGGACGTGTTCACCGATCTGGATATTATTGTAATTTTGGAGACGGGTTTGCCCTTCGTGGAGCGTACGGGTTATGTTTATAGAGAACTCGCTCCCCGCGTGCCGAGCGACATTTTAGTTTACACGCCGGAAGAATGGCAACGGATGCAGGACCGTCCCTTTATCCGACAGGCTTTAGCGGAGGGGAAAATACTCTATGAGAAGAGCACCCGCTGAAGAGGCGCGCAGGTGGCTGGATCAGGCCAGAGAAGACCTCAAGTGGGCCCGCAGGCTGGCCGAAGAAGGAGGATATCATATTGCCTGCTTTTTGTCCCAGCAAGTAGCCGAGAAAGCCCTTAAAGCGTTTCTGTATGCCCAGGGAGAAACTTTAGTTCTGGGGCATTCCGTGAGCACCTTAGGCGAAAAGGCGGCCCACTACGAG
Coding sequences:
- a CDS encoding DUF2877 domain-containing protein; this encodes MLNLYQEERLFSLVCRGTGNAPGFLVIDLPENMDFTTLGLRRGMSVSLEGEWLVVGEVLAVDCRCVRLWPGRDRAALTWDRENLPPNNLQALQAAICHWGTRGGMKDIIDHYEGHPLAASLNLLARGLCYGRVDDLAAAVVGILGYGPGLTPAGDDLVVGLAAAAGVGAEYQVYLPLLRQAIIDNLDRTTSLSAHILRQVLAGDYHEYLQEVLYSVTRGTPENVTVAVRNLMGLGATSGTDIATGLYLAFLWQLESRPGIYEEYRQNAGQNLSQS
- a CDS encoding IS256 family transposase; protein product: MPVYHKSKENPISSGGFPNLPDHVQVSLREIIGKAKEGLLALSVAVGLDVVQSMMEAEVTEIAGPKGKHNPERTARRHGSEKGSVVLGGRKVAIRRPRVRAINGREVKLKTYEAFQDERFITETVLEHILYGLSIRHYKHSLEPIGEELPVHGTSKSTISRRFIYATRKALEELLSRPLGDKRFLVLVIDGVVFAGHTVVAALGITDKGEKEVLGLWEGATENAAVCRSLLTNLVERGLKVEEGILVVIDGSKALRAAVKEVFGNRAVVQRCQVHKKRNVLEHLPKGAQEWVGKKLEQAWSEKDYHKALTELNRLADALEDKYPGAARSLREGLEETLTVTRLGLPETLWKTLRSTNVIETAFDKVRVVTRNVKRWRNGMQVLRWAAAGLLQAEKGFNRIKGYRELPLLATALLEVITTPETSRRVKTA
- a CDS encoding helix-turn-helix domain-containing protein translates to MYGLSTSVISQRIEGPPPSFSTIFGTTPDKVNQEDIRDIKNILGPLLEYDKSKGSNLMETLVEYFRCGNNIKQMAKKLYIHYNTAIYRIELIQKLLNVDLNNPDDRFNIQLALKLTSLDRAGLSRREDTL
- a CDS encoding nucleotidyl transferase AbiEii/AbiGii toxin family protein → MWKELLTRAVHILEASRIPEDEWTWGGGTALAFYFRHRESRDIDVFLTDAQYLPLLSPRLNRTTQDMAKDYVESSNFLKLKFPGGDVDFIIAPHLTANYFLLERFREKNIRVETPEEIVLKKLFYRAESLKARDIVDVAVVYERRARHLLEHASLLGTKLEIVALRWKKIERIFPQEVAALRILQPELKDKAAALFANFLEEIKKY
- a CDS encoding nucleotidyltransferase domain-containing protein gives rise to the protein MVNKLRELGAQKIILFGSYARGRADVFTDLDIIVILETGLPFVERTGYVYRELAPRVPSDILVYTPEEWQRMQDRPFIRQALAEGKILYEKSTR
- a CDS encoding HEPN domain-containing protein, with the translated sequence MRRAPAEEARRWLDQAREDLKWARRLAEEGGYHIACFLSQQVAEKALKAFLYAQGETLVLGHSVSTLGEKAAHYEKKIAEKTGVWSILDGYYIPTRYPNGLPDGIPARVYNQKTAREAVALAAQVVDTVAELTGL